From the Bacillota bacterium genome, one window contains:
- the rnr gene encoding ribonuclease R, with product MMNERNDRDAVLEYMRKDAYRPMTEDELLRAFAVKKTGARAFKKLLGDMESEGSIYKTRAARYGLPEKMNLTVGKLQGHPRGFGFVIPDNREHPDVFISASALNGAMHGDRVVARVTPGRNGKKEGEVIKILHHANERVVGTFQKKQNYGFVVCDEPRLPHDVFIPRGRLNAARSGDKVVVALTAWPGKRRAPEGKIVEVLGAADEPGMDILTLCRRYGLPEDFPKPALKEAERVPETVGARELEGRRDLRDKAVVTIDGEDAKDLDDAVSLESLPGGLCQLGVHIADVGYYVPEGSALDREAYARGTSFYLPGRVIPMLPERLSNGICSLNPRVNRLTLSVLMDIDRGGEVVRYEIFPSVIRTRERLTYTAVRQVLTNGDEQTAKRYADLIPMLRLMRELALVLRTRRFRRGAIDFNLPEVKVLLDENGRVQELMKVERTVAEQLIEEFMLMTNEVVARHLHRLEVPFLCRVHEKPDSEKLENLQALLRTLGYAIPGYPRVRPGALQDILSRVAGKKEERLVNDVTLRSMQQARYHPSPLGHFGLASRDYTHFTSPIRRYPDLVNHRLIREVLTAGGTLSDSRKNALQNRLPEVAKQSSERERLAVEAEREAVDAKKVEYMQNRIGEVYPGIISGVTSFGMFVELENTVEGLVSLTSMTDDYYDYDPPGFRLVGQRTGKVYRLGDEVTVQVVRASVEDRQIDFTLS from the coding sequence ATGATGAATGAGAGAAATGACAGAGACGCAGTTTTAGAATACATGCGCAAGGACGCCTACCGGCCGATGACCGAGGACGAACTCCTCCGGGCCTTCGCCGTGAAAAAGACCGGCGCGCGCGCCTTCAAGAAGCTGCTCGGGGATATGGAGAGCGAGGGTTCGATCTACAAGACGCGGGCGGCCCGCTACGGCCTGCCCGAGAAGATGAATCTCACCGTCGGCAAGCTGCAGGGGCATCCCCGGGGCTTTGGTTTCGTGATTCCCGATAACCGGGAACACCCGGACGTGTTCATCAGCGCGTCGGCCCTAAACGGCGCGATGCACGGCGACCGGGTGGTGGCGCGGGTCACCCCCGGCCGGAACGGAAAAAAAGAGGGCGAAGTGATCAAGATCCTGCACCACGCCAACGAACGGGTGGTGGGGACCTTCCAGAAGAAACAGAACTACGGATTCGTGGTCTGCGACGAGCCCCGCCTGCCGCACGACGTGTTCATACCGCGGGGCCGGCTGAACGCGGCCCGTTCCGGAGACAAGGTGGTGGTCGCCCTCACCGCCTGGCCCGGCAAACGCCGCGCCCCGGAGGGCAAGATCGTGGAGGTGCTGGGGGCCGCGGACGAGCCGGGGATGGACATCCTGACGCTTTGCCGCCGGTACGGGCTGCCGGAAGATTTTCCGAAGCCGGCGCTAAAAGAAGCGGAACGGGTTCCGGAGACGGTCGGCGCGCGGGAGCTTGAGGGCCGGCGTGACCTGCGGGACAAGGCGGTCGTCACCATCGACGGCGAGGACGCCAAGGACCTGGACGACGCGGTGAGCCTGGAGTCCCTGCCCGGCGGGCTCTGCCAATTGGGGGTGCACATCGCCGATGTCGGGTATTACGTGCCCGAGGGGAGCGCCCTGGACCGCGAGGCCTACGCGCGGGGAACCAGTTTCTACCTGCCCGGCCGGGTCATCCCCATGCTTCCCGAACGGCTCTCCAACGGGATCTGCAGCCTAAATCCCCGGGTGAACCGCCTGACGCTCTCCGTCCTGATGGACATCGACCGGGGAGGCGAAGTGGTGCGGTACGAGATCTTTCCGTCGGTGATCCGGACCCGGGAGCGGTTGACCTACACGGCGGTCCGGCAGGTGTTGACCAACGGGGATGAACAGACCGCCAAACGCTACGCGGACCTCATCCCCATGCTGCGCCTGATGCGGGAGTTGGCCCTGGTGTTGCGCACCCGGCGTTTCCGCCGCGGGGCGATCGACTTCAACCTACCGGAGGTCAAAGTGCTCCTGGACGAGAACGGCCGGGTGCAAGAGCTGATGAAGGTCGAGCGGACGGTCGCCGAGCAGCTCATTGAGGAATTCATGCTGATGACCAACGAAGTGGTGGCCCGGCACCTGCACCGCCTGGAAGTGCCGTTTCTGTGCCGGGTGCACGAGAAGCCGGATAGTGAGAAACTCGAGAACCTGCAGGCCCTGCTCCGGACCCTGGGCTACGCCATCCCCGGTTATCCCCGGGTCCGGCCCGGCGCGCTGCAGGACATCCTGTCGCGCGTGGCCGGCAAGAAAGAGGAACGGCTGGTCAACGACGTGACCCTGCGCTCGATGCAACAGGCGCGCTACCACCCCAGTCCGTTGGGGCATTTCGGGCTGGCGTCCCGCGACTACACCCACTTCACCTCCCCGATCCGGCGTTACCCCGACCTGGTGAACCACCGGCTTATCCGGGAGGTGCTGACGGCCGGGGGAACGTTGAGTGACAGCCGGAAAAACGCCCTGCAAAATCGCTTGCCCGAGGTCGCCAAGCAGTCGTCCGAGCGGGAGCGCCTGGCGGTGGAGGCCGAGCGGGAGGCGGTGGACGCCAAAAAAGTGGAATACATGCAAAACCGGATCGGCGAGGTGTACCCGGGGATCATCAGCGGGGTGACCAGTTTTGGAATGTTCGTGGAGCTGGAGAACACGGTGGAGGGTTTGGTCAGCCTGACCAGCATGACCGACGACTACTACGACTATGACCCACCGGGTTTCCGGCTGGTCGGACAGCGTACCGGCAAGGTCTACCGGCTGGGGGACGAGGTCACCGTGCAGGTGGTGCGGGCGAGCGTGGAAGACCGCCAGATCGACTTCACCCTCTCCTAA
- a CDS encoding HDIG domain-containing metalloprotein: MKREEAMVLLKKNLPNKNLQKHCLAAEAVMRRLARRFEEDEESWGLTGLLHDIDYEKTKDEPERHSMEGARMLAELGLPPEVVYAVKVHNERHGFPRESLLDKALYAVDPLTGFIVAGALIRPEKKLAAVDVAFLTNRFKEKAFARGANREQIETCAELGLSLEEFIELGLEAMQEKAKELGL, encoded by the coding sequence TTGAAACGGGAAGAAGCGATGGTCTTGCTGAAAAAGAACCTGCCGAACAAGAATCTTCAAAAGCACTGCCTGGCCGCCGAAGCGGTGATGCGCCGCCTGGCCCGGCGGTTTGAAGAGGACGAGGAGTCGTGGGGGCTGACCGGACTGCTCCACGACATCGACTACGAAAAGACCAAGGACGAGCCGGAGCGTCACAGCATGGAGGGCGCCCGGATGCTTGCGGAGCTGGGACTGCCGCCGGAAGTCGTGTACGCGGTGAAAGTGCACAACGAGCGGCACGGCTTCCCCCGCGAGAGCTTGCTGGATAAGGCGCTCTACGCGGTGGACCCGCTGACCGGCTTCATTGTGGCCGGGGCGCTCATCCGTCCGGAAAAGAAACTGGCCGCCGTGGACGTGGCCTTCTTGACCAACCGGTTCAAGGAGAAGGCCTTCGCTCGGGGCGCCAACCGCGAACAAATAGAGACCTGCGCCGAACTGGGCCTGTCCCTGGAGGAATTCATCGAGCTGGGCCTGGAGGCGATGCAGGAAAAAGCCAAGGAGTTGGGTCTATAA
- a CDS encoding N-acetylmuramoyl-L-alanine amidase, which translates to MPVWIGSRRLGWRHLLLAAAIFLVLTGLVQAYQALGAHFQQRTVAALSWILSGKTIVVDAGHGGADKGVGGGPVAEKDVNLEIALKLAELLRQGGATVLATRDDDHRMGTRYREDLALRVRLAEEQNADLFISIHANSYPRDRSQRGAQTFSQPGEEDSAALSGAIQAEIIRILGNTDRTPKELDFFLGRNASMPTVLVETGFVTNPREFKLLQDPGYQQKMAFAIYCGIVKYLAEQATPATRWVDEKIIETFKRQMPEIVAP; encoded by the coding sequence ATGCCGGTCTGGATCGGCAGCCGCCGGCTCGGCTGGCGCCACCTCTTGCTTGCCGCGGCCATTTTCCTGGTGCTGACCGGTTTGGTGCAAGCATATCAGGCTTTGGGAGCGCATTTTCAGCAGCGGACCGTTGCCGCGCTGTCCTGGATCCTGTCGGGAAAGACCATCGTGGTCGACGCCGGGCACGGCGGCGCCGACAAGGGAGTGGGTGGCGGCCCGGTGGCCGAGAAGGACGTCAACCTGGAGATCGCCTTGAAGCTGGCTGAGCTGTTGCGCCAGGGCGGGGCGACCGTGCTGGCGACCCGCGACGACGACCACCGGATGGGCACCCGCTACCGGGAGGACCTGGCTTTACGGGTCCGCCTGGCTGAGGAACAAAACGCCGACCTCTTCATCAGCATCCACGCCAACAGCTATCCGCGGGACAGAAGTCAGCGGGGGGCCCAGACTTTTTCGCAGCCGGGAGAGGAAGACAGCGCCGCGCTCAGCGGGGCCATCCAGGCGGAGATCATCCGTATCCTCGGCAACACCGACCGCACTCCCAAGGAGTTGGACTTCTTCCTCGGCCGCAACGCCTCAATGCCGACCGTGCTCGTGGAAACGGGCTTCGTGACCAACCCCCGGGAGTTCAAGCTGCTCCAAGACCCGGGTTACCAGCAAAAGATGGCCTTTGCGATCTACTGCGGCATCGTCAAGTACCTCGCCGAGCAGGCCACTCCGGCCACCAGATGGGTCGACGAGAAGATCATCGAGACTTTCAAGCGGCAAATGCCCGAGATCGTCGCCCCCTGA
- the rplM gene encoding 50S ribosomal protein L13 codes for MARAQDVERKWYVLDAAGKPLGRVAVEAARILRGKHKPSFTPHVDCGDHVIIVNAAQAVLTGNKLNDKFYYRHSGYPGGLKALDYRTFMAKKPEEAVRKAVVGMLPHTRLGAQAAKKLKVYAGPEHPHQAQGPQVWPG; via the coding sequence ATGGCGCGCGCCCAGGATGTGGAGCGCAAGTGGTACGTCCTGGACGCAGCCGGCAAACCGCTCGGCCGGGTGGCGGTTGAAGCGGCGCGCATCTTGAGGGGCAAACACAAGCCCAGTTTCACCCCCCACGTCGACTGCGGGGACCACGTGATCATCGTGAATGCGGCCCAGGCGGTACTGACCGGCAACAAGCTCAACGACAAGTTCTATTACCGGCATTCCGGCTACCCGGGCGGCCTCAAGGCGCTCGACTACCGGACCTTTATGGCCAAGAAGCCGGAGGAGGCGGTGCGCAAGGCCGTGGTAGGGATGCTTCCGCACACCCGGCTCGGCGCGCAAGCTGCCAAGAAACTTAAGGTATACGCCGGACCCGAACACCCGCATCAGGCCCAGGGGCCCCAAGTCTGGCCGGGGTAA
- the rpsI gene encoding 30S ribosomal protein S9, with amino-acid sequence MAQVHYYGTGRRKNAIARVFLSPGSGAVRVNEKELGSYLGRRTLEMIVRQPLEITGTAGRFNVRATVCGGGVSGQAGAIKLGIARALVQADPNLRPALKKAGFLTRDPRMKERKKYGLKKARRAPQFSKR; translated from the coding sequence GTGGCACAGGTACACTACTACGGCACCGGCAGAAGGAAGAACGCGATCGCCAGAGTGTTTCTTTCTCCGGGTTCGGGAGCGGTACGGGTCAACGAGAAGGAACTCGGCAGCTATCTGGGCCGGAGAACCCTGGAGATGATTGTCAGGCAGCCGCTGGAGATCACCGGTACCGCCGGGAGGTTCAACGTGCGGGCGACCGTATGCGGCGGCGGCGTCAGCGGTCAGGCCGGGGCGATCAAGCTTGGCATCGCCCGGGCGCTCGTACAGGCCGATCCTAACCTCCGCCCGGCGTTGAAAAAGGCCGGTTTCCTCACCCGCGACCCGCGGATGAAGGAACGCAAAAAGTACGGGCTCAAGAAGGCCCGCCGGGCTCCCCAGTTCTCCAAGCGCTAG
- the amrA gene encoding AmmeMemoRadiSam system protein A: MTVVLCGIVPHPPVMVPEVGGRRAADTAASQDALLELGRRITASGTETLVLITPHGSVFGEGVGITMVSRLRGDLSRFGAPKVAFDLPNDLELAAEIRIKCEAYDLLTVAVDEQAERIYRGRASTGLDHGVTAPLYWLRRAGAELPLVVAGMGLMSREKLYLFGRAVREAAAALQRKTALIASGDLSHRLTRDAPAGYSRAAKDFDARVVELLRRGDLRGLVEIDEDLAEEAGECGLRPIIMMLGALDGRDFVSEVLSYEAPFGVGYMVAALVPGEPRPAGREELAEELRERRAQALAARRTRESYLASLARRQVESHCRKTEPPDPGDVPPEFQRSGGTFVSIKKHGQLRGCIGTILPTRDTIVEEVLQNALAAANRDPRFFPVRAAELEDLQYSVDVLSPLEPVEDLSTLDPKQYGVVVSHGRRSGVLLPDLEGIDTVADQLAIVREKAGLAPDAPIKVERFTVTRYT; the protein is encoded by the coding sequence ATGACGGTGGTATTGTGCGGCATCGTGCCGCATCCGCCGGTGATGGTGCCCGAGGTGGGCGGCCGGCGGGCGGCGGATACGGCGGCCTCGCAGGACGCCTTGCTGGAACTGGGGCGGCGGATCACCGCGAGCGGCACCGAGACCCTGGTGCTCATCACGCCTCACGGCTCGGTGTTCGGCGAGGGCGTCGGGATCACCATGGTTTCCCGGCTGCGGGGTGACTTAAGCCGGTTCGGCGCGCCGAAAGTCGCCTTCGACTTGCCCAACGACCTCGAACTGGCCGCCGAGATCCGCATCAAGTGCGAGGCTTACGACTTGCTCACGGTGGCCGTCGACGAACAGGCCGAGCGCATCTACCGGGGCCGGGCCTCCACCGGCCTGGACCACGGTGTCACCGCGCCCCTGTACTGGCTGCGGCGGGCCGGCGCGGAACTGCCGTTGGTGGTGGCCGGGATGGGCCTGATGTCCCGTGAGAAGCTCTACCTCTTCGGCCGGGCCGTACGGGAAGCCGCCGCGGCCCTGCAGCGCAAAACGGCCCTCATCGCCAGCGGGGACCTGTCCCACCGGTTGACCCGGGACGCACCGGCGGGGTACAGCCGCGCCGCCAAAGATTTTGACGCCCGGGTGGTCGAGCTGCTCCGCCGGGGAGACCTCCGGGGCCTGGTGGAAATAGATGAGGACTTGGCCGAGGAGGCCGGCGAATGCGGCCTCCGGCCGATCATTATGATGCTGGGTGCGCTGGACGGTCGGGATTTCGTTTCCGAGGTGCTGTCCTACGAGGCACCCTTCGGGGTGGGCTACATGGTCGCCGCCTTGGTCCCCGGGGAACCGCGGCCGGCAGGCCGGGAAGAGCTGGCGGAGGAACTCCGGGAACGGCGGGCTCAAGCCCTCGCCGCCCGGCGGACCCGGGAGAGTTACCTGGCAAGCCTCGCCCGCCGGCAGGTGGAGAGCCACTGCCGCAAAACCGAGCCGCCTGATCCGGGCGACGTTCCGCCCGAGTTCCAGCGTTCCGGAGGGACGTTCGTCTCCATCAAGAAGCACGGTCAACTCCGCGGTTGCATCGGCACCATCCTGCCCACGCGGGATACCATCGTGGAAGAGGTGCTGCAGAACGCCTTGGCGGCCGCCAACCGCGATCCGCGCTTCTTCCCCGTGCGCGCGGCGGAACTGGAGGACCTCCAGTATTCGGTGGACGTGCTGTCGCCGCTTGAGCCGGTCGAGGACCTGTCCACCCTGGACCCGAAGCAGTACGGGGTGGTCGTGTCGCACGGGCGCCGCTCGGGGGTGCTCCTGCCCGACCTGGAAGGGATCGACACCGTTGCGGACCAGCTGGCCATCGTCCGGGAAAAAGCCGGTCTCGCGCCGGACGCGCCCATCAAGGTGGAGCGCTTCACGGTCACCCGCTACACCTGA
- a CDS encoding LysE family transporter, whose translation MPIELIFATSFVIGLTGAMMPGPLLTLAVAESARHGFRAGPLLILGHGLLEAALIMALTAGLAAVLVRTEVTAFIAVVGGGFLIWMGYCIARDALRGRVQLAVAAGGKPGSVAATIHAERAGTATVGAAKTGTADGNAAMAASVTIPETRAVTVPGTQAGAASGTRYAPRLVGLGIATSLANPYFILWWATIGLGYITLSLERGPAGLAAFFSGHVMADLAWYSLVAAAVAGSGRFLTPRIYRGILAVCGFFLVTLGGYFIWSGLVINRWLG comes from the coding sequence ATGCCGATCGAACTCATTTTCGCCACTTCCTTTGTCATCGGCCTGACCGGGGCGATGATGCCGGGACCCCTGCTCACCCTCGCGGTGGCGGAGTCCGCCCGGCACGGCTTCCGGGCCGGCCCGCTTCTGATCCTGGGCCATGGCCTCCTGGAGGCCGCGCTGATCATGGCCCTGACCGCCGGGCTGGCGGCCGTCCTGGTCCGGACGGAGGTGACCGCGTTCATCGCCGTCGTGGGCGGCGGCTTTCTGATCTGGATGGGGTATTGTATCGCCCGGGACGCCCTCCGGGGGCGGGTGCAGTTGGCCGTGGCCGCGGGCGGCAAGCCGGGGTCTGTTGCCGCCACGATCCACGCGGAGCGCGCCGGAACCGCAACGGTGGGCGCGGCGAAAACGGGAACCGCCGACGGCAACGCGGCCATGGCGGCCTCGGTCACCATTCCCGAAACCCGCGCCGTTACCGTTCCCGGAACCCAAGCGGGGGCGGCGTCGGGCACCCGTTACGCGCCGCGCCTGGTGGGCCTCGGGATCGCCACCAGCCTGGCCAATCCCTACTTCATCCTCTGGTGGGCGACCATCGGCCTGGGCTACATTACCCTCTCCCTCGAACGGGGTCCGGCCGGCCTGGCCGCCTTTTTTTCCGGCCACGTCATGGCCGACCTGGCCTGGTACAGCCTGGTGGCGGCGGCGGTCGCCGGAAGCGGCCGCTTCCTGACACCCCGGATTTACCGCGGCATCCTGGCGGTGTGCGGGTTCTTCCTGGTTACATTGGGCGGCTACTTCATCTGGAGCGGGCTGGTAATAAACCGGTGGCTGGGGTAA